In one window of Desulfonatronum thioautotrophicum DNA:
- a CDS encoding polysaccharide deacetylase family protein — MFHTVEPKTFEAQLKYLQRNRYQVLDADQLYMFLQERVPLCSPGVVLTFDDGERSLYQTAYPLLKKYRMKAVAFLVPGRIRDDRGNQDQGLKQWLTWQEVREMQASGYVDMQSHTMDHERIFTGPQLQDFLQPGQYDDDLRLDMPTVLDDDGKPLQSWEPGTPIYTFDSRMGDAPRYLDSVGRRRACIEHVRNQGGSRFFQQSGWKCELHTVWKNAQSAENNEKYESGFNQRNAIYTSLKASRDVLEERLQKPVRHVAFPWCRAGKLARVLSQEAGYTTNFLGPIPGKPLVRPGCDPFSIPRIKDDYLFRLPGKGRHSLFRVFGRKLIRRVTKKDIY, encoded by the coding sequence ATGTTCCACACGGTCGAGCCGAAAACCTTTGAGGCTCAGCTGAAGTATTTACAAAGAAATCGCTACCAGGTTCTTGATGCCGACCAGTTGTACATGTTTCTCCAGGAACGCGTACCGTTATGCAGCCCAGGAGTCGTACTTACCTTTGATGATGGCGAGCGCAGTCTTTATCAGACGGCGTATCCTTTGCTGAAAAAATACAGAATGAAAGCTGTGGCATTCCTTGTGCCCGGTCGGATACGCGATGACCGCGGAAATCAGGATCAGGGTTTGAAGCAGTGGCTGACATGGCAGGAGGTGCGGGAGATGCAGGCTTCGGGTTATGTGGATATGCAATCCCACACCATGGACCATGAACGGATATTCACCGGCCCACAATTGCAGGATTTTCTTCAGCCTGGACAGTATGATGACGACCTCAGGCTGGATATGCCCACAGTGCTGGACGACGATGGGAAGCCATTGCAGTCGTGGGAACCGGGTACGCCCATCTATACTTTTGATTCCCGGATGGGAGATGCCCCCCGGTATCTCGATTCCGTAGGACGTCGCAGGGCATGCATCGAACATGTCCGAAATCAGGGAGGAAGCCGGTTTTTTCAGCAATCAGGGTGGAAGTGTGAGCTGCACACCGTTTGGAAGAATGCGCAGTCCGCGGAGAACAACGAAAAGTATGAGTCCGGTTTCAATCAACGGAACGCTATTTATACAAGTCTCAAAGCCTCTCGTGACGTCTTGGAGGAACGATTGCAAAAGCCTGTCAGGCATGTGGCCTTCCCCTGGTGCAGAGCGGGAAAACTGGCTCGGGTATTGAGTCAGGAGGCCGGGTACACGACGAATTTCCTTGGTCCAATTCCCGGAAAGCCTTTGGTCCGCCCTGGTTGCGATCCCTTCTCCATTCCCCGCATCAAGGACGATTATCTCTTTCGTCTGCCTGGAAAAGGCAGGCATTCCCTTTTTCGCGTATTTGGCCGCAAGCTGATCCGTCGGGTGACCAAAAAGGATATCTACTGA
- a CDS encoding SGNH/GDSL hydrolase family protein, producing MIPVLLAFLVGSLLLNLLLIRQCRNAYLNLHATRLDGLGQMSFQEQAPAFPDDRPVVLFFGDSRAAAWPAPTLAQADVQIINRGIGGQTTSQVRCRFDQHVLELDVDVLVLQVGVNDLRAIPAFPDQQERILQQTVTNINWMVERASKKDIQVVITTIFPLGKLGIFRTLFWKDTVSDAILTVNTHLLDLAGPNVHILDSGSILADAHGVVHRRYSADYLHINHRGYAALNSKLVSILDGLDLVAKTTPNNPPSMPMLQDQ from the coding sequence ATGATCCCTGTCCTTTTAGCGTTCCTGGTTGGCTCTCTCCTGCTCAACCTTCTGCTCATACGTCAATGTCGAAATGCCTATCTCAATCTGCATGCAACCCGCCTGGACGGACTCGGGCAAATGTCTTTCCAGGAACAAGCCCCTGCCTTCCCTGATGACCGGCCAGTCGTCCTTTTTTTTGGTGACTCCCGTGCCGCTGCATGGCCCGCGCCAACTCTTGCTCAAGCAGATGTTCAGATTATCAATCGCGGCATCGGCGGGCAAACCACGTCCCAGGTGAGGTGTCGCTTTGACCAACATGTTCTGGAACTGGATGTGGACGTGTTGGTGCTTCAGGTGGGCGTGAACGACCTGCGTGCCATTCCGGCATTTCCTGACCAGCAGGAGCGGATTCTTCAGCAGACCGTTACGAACATCAATTGGATGGTGGAGCGAGCCAGCAAGAAGGATATCCAGGTCGTCATCACCACCATCTTTCCTCTCGGCAAGCTTGGCATATTCCGTACGTTGTTCTGGAAGGACACTGTCTCTGATGCAATTTTGACTGTCAACACCCATCTCCTGGACTTGGCAGGACCAAATGTCCACATCCTGGATTCAGGCTCAATTCTGGCGGATGCGCACGGCGTGGTTCACCGCAGGTACAGCGCGGATTACCTGCACATCAACCACAGGGGCTATGCGGCATTGAACAGCAAGCTGGTGAGTATCCTTGACGGGCTTGACCTTGTCGCGAAAACCACACCCAATAATCCGCCATCAATGCCCATGTTGCAGGATCAGTAG
- a CDS encoding glycosyltransferase family 2 protein encodes MTTELPRVSIAVINFNGIARLEQTLSAIEHLAYPKVADVVVIDDGSTDGSQGMVATKFPNFRLVELGRNQGAAAARNRALSEAGCELILLLDNDIIVESDCLCHLVRVKNLVPHAGAVHPTIIDQHDPRLSTHYNGGYIHYLCAYIPKTQTENDFAAYDVVSGGALLLEKTLSLRIGGFDEAYVFNWEDGDFLFRLTLAGHPCINVATAKVLHTAAPRGTSKAFFQVRNRWFFIIKMYSWRTLVLSTPALFFFECSQFLFLLAKGAGREYLAGTWAAARQLPVLLRKRRHVQQLKVMRDRDVFHSGDLYVPPQLLTNALLKILKRGYVGFFNVYWLLIRKLI; translated from the coding sequence ATGACCACGGAATTGCCGCGTGTCAGTATCGCGGTCATCAACTTCAACGGTATCGCCAGGCTGGAACAAACGCTTTCCGCCATTGAGCACCTTGCCTACCCGAAAGTGGCCGATGTGGTTGTCATCGATGATGGCTCTACGGACGGCAGCCAGGGAATGGTGGCGACAAAATTCCCCAATTTCCGTCTCGTGGAGTTGGGCCGGAACCAGGGAGCCGCTGCAGCTCGCAACAGGGCTCTTTCCGAAGCCGGCTGTGAACTCATTCTATTGCTGGACAATGACATAATCGTTGAATCGGATTGCCTCTGCCATTTGGTCCGGGTAAAAAACCTGGTCCCCCATGCCGGTGCTGTCCACCCGACCATTATTGACCAGCATGACCCACGGCTTTCCACCCACTATAACGGCGGATACATCCATTATCTGTGCGCGTATATTCCGAAAACACAGACTGAGAACGATTTCGCCGCATATGACGTGGTTTCCGGTGGTGCGCTGCTCTTGGAGAAAACCTTGTCCCTGCGGATCGGTGGATTTGACGAGGCATACGTCTTCAACTGGGAAGACGGCGACTTTCTTTTTCGCTTGACCTTGGCAGGACACCCCTGCATCAATGTTGCAACCGCCAAAGTCCTGCACACCGCGGCCCCCCGCGGGACATCCAAGGCCTTCTTTCAAGTGCGCAACAGATGGTTTTTCATCATCAAAATGTATTCCTGGCGAACACTTGTCCTAAGCACACCAGCTTTGTTTTTTTTCGAATGTTCACAGTTCCTCTTTCTCTTGGCCAAAGGAGCAGGCAGGGAATACCTGGCAGGCACCTGGGCCGCCGCACGTCAACTTCCCGTTTTGCTGCGCAAACGCCGTCACGTCCAGCAGCTCAAGGTAATGCGTGACAGGGATGTCTTCCATTCAGGAGACCTCTACGTTCCTCCCCAGCTTCTGACCAATGCTTTACTTAAAATTCTGAAACGCGGTTATGTCGGCTTTTTCAATGTTTATTGGCTTCTTATTCGCAAATTGATCTAG
- a CDS encoding class I SAM-dependent methyltransferase encodes MPLNALRKLSFLAKNHPLIRPVIERNRWLVAAYFDWRYRKQDTYNYATSEEERIKRDRIAAFLNDRHYANILEVGCGEGYMTTVMAPLGDRLLGIDISKIAVERAKRMHAENPRISFQQADVFTFQPPDAYDLITCSEILCYLNLEQINLAVRNLVAHLTPGGRLLAVDVFASGEAEAGLELKKIGARTIHPLLESIPELTSTNVQTHPGYEMMLFEKTDPSRLDT; translated from the coding sequence ATGCCACTGAACGCTCTGCGTAAATTGTCTTTCCTAGCCAAAAACCATCCATTGATTCGACCTGTGATTGAGCGAAACCGCTGGCTTGTCGCGGCCTATTTCGACTGGCGTTACCGTAAGCAAGATACGTACAACTACGCCACAAGCGAGGAAGAACGGATCAAGCGAGATCGTATTGCAGCATTTCTCAACGACCGTCACTATGCCAATATCCTCGAGGTTGGGTGTGGAGAAGGGTACATGACCACGGTCATGGCTCCTCTTGGCGATCGTTTGCTGGGCATCGACATTTCCAAGATTGCTGTTGAACGAGCCAAACGGATGCATGCGGAAAATCCCCGCATATCCTTTCAACAGGCTGATGTATTCACGTTTCAACCTCCGGATGCATACGACCTGATTACCTGCTCGGAAATTTTGTGCTACCTGAATCTCGAACAAATCAATCTGGCCGTCCGCAACCTTGTCGCGCACCTGACACCAGGGGGGAGATTGCTGGCCGTTGATGTTTTTGCTTCCGGAGAAGCTGAGGCGGGCCTGGAACTCAAAAAAATTGGTGCCCGCACCATTCATCCTCTTTTGGAGTCGATTCCTGAACTCACGAGCACCAATGTGCAGACCCACCCTGGGTACGAGATGATGCTTTTTGAGAAAACGGATCCATCCAGGCTGGATACATGA
- a CDS encoding lysylphosphatidylglycerol synthase transmembrane domain-containing protein, with translation MTTTNSKKTHFLLRVVLSFGLLAVLAYTINLQDLVNLLLGIRVEFVLLVLAVQLADRLVNTWRWQVMLRAQGIALPLWSLFRIQMTTGCLGSFLPSNVGVDVLRMMAIAKCTDRSIQAVAASALDRGLNVGITLIVAAVAGIFAAGRYLPWTVALMLIALCCAFFIVGLAFTRPTLSRLLGPLIRRFLGAGLSDKLKTIYDSFLEYGRQPRILAMASALTLLILFVRVVIVYLEAVALNIHIDFLALALVMPLAWILLMLPISIGGIGLQEGAFFAALRGLGVSGAGAVSISILEHLLSRIVILPGFYFYLRGGLVGARKDEVVHCTANSQ, from the coding sequence GTGACAACCACCAATTCAAAGAAAACCCATTTTCTCCTCCGGGTTGTCCTCAGCTTCGGCCTGTTGGCTGTCCTGGCCTACACCATCAACCTCCAGGATCTCGTCAACCTGTTGCTGGGCATTCGCGTGGAATTTGTCCTGCTTGTCCTTGCGGTGCAGCTTGCGGATCGATTGGTCAATACTTGGCGATGGCAGGTCATGTTGCGGGCCCAAGGTATTGCCTTGCCCTTGTGGTCACTCTTTCGCATCCAGATGACCACCGGTTGCCTGGGAAGCTTCCTGCCCTCCAATGTCGGGGTTGATGTGTTGCGCATGATGGCCATAGCCAAGTGCACGGACAGGTCCATCCAGGCCGTGGCAGCCTCAGCCCTGGACCGTGGCCTGAATGTGGGCATCACCCTGATTGTTGCCGCGGTCGCCGGGATATTTGCCGCTGGGCGATATCTTCCCTGGACTGTGGCCTTGATGCTGATTGCACTGTGTTGCGCATTTTTCATCGTTGGCTTGGCGTTCACGCGTCCCACATTATCCAGACTTCTTGGACCGCTGATCCGGCGCTTTCTTGGGGCCGGCCTTTCCGACAAGCTGAAAACCATCTATGACAGCTTTCTGGAATACGGACGGCAACCACGCATACTGGCAATGGCCTCGGCATTGACCCTGCTGATCCTTTTCGTGCGTGTCGTCATTGTCTATCTGGAAGCCGTGGCCTTGAACATTCACATTGACTTTCTCGCTCTGGCCCTGGTCATGCCCCTGGCCTGGATTCTCCTGATGCTGCCCATATCCATCGGCGGCATCGGATTGCAGGAAGGTGCGTTTTTTGCCGCGTTGCGCGGTCTGGGCGTTTCCGGGGCCGGCGCTGTGAGCATTTCCATTCTGGAGCATTTGCTTAGCAGAATTGTCATTCTCCCCGGCTTTTACTTCTACCTCCGCGGAGGCCTGGTCGGGGCCAGGAAGGATGAGGTCGTCCACTGCACGGCAAATTCACAGTGA
- a CDS encoding glycosyltransferase family 2 protein, giving the protein MLPSSPDHPSDPDGQLQQQLQRQPSVSIIVPIYNEEKVLPLFFERTRAVIQATGSSYEFVFVNDGSRDGSLSVLHGFRSVDEHVTIVNLSRNFGKEAALTAGLDHACGDVVVVIDADLQDPPELIHDFLAGWREGYDVVYAVRTSREGETWFKRFSSKWFYRCIQTVSDTQIPVDTGDFRLMSRRAVQALLRLREQNRFMKGLFAWIGYPAKPVMYARDPRNAGVSKWNYWKLWNFALDGITSFSTTPLRISTYLGLTTALFAFFYALIVIYKTLMFGDPVQGYPSLMVVILFLGGVQLVFIGILGEYLGRIYNETKQRPLYLIDALTSSELRQQLGHSPEHLSPPEHSAPSRSHP; this is encoded by the coding sequence ATGCTTCCTTCTTCTCCAGATCACCCTTCAGACCCGGATGGCCAACTGCAACAGCAACTGCAACGGCAACCATCCGTATCCATCATCGTTCCGATCTATAACGAAGAGAAGGTCCTGCCGCTTTTTTTTGAGCGAACGCGCGCAGTGATCCAGGCAACCGGAAGCTCCTACGAATTTGTCTTTGTCAATGATGGCAGCCGGGACGGCTCGCTTTCCGTCCTGCACGGGTTTCGTTCCGTGGATGAGCACGTGACCATCGTCAACCTTTCCCGGAATTTCGGCAAGGAGGCCGCCCTGACCGCCGGACTGGATCATGCATGCGGTGACGTCGTGGTGGTCATCGACGCCGACCTTCAGGATCCACCGGAATTGATCCATGACTTCCTTGCCGGTTGGCGTGAAGGCTATGATGTCGTCTATGCCGTGCGCACCTCTCGCGAAGGAGAAACATGGTTCAAGCGCTTCAGTTCCAAATGGTTCTACCGTTGCATCCAGACCGTCAGCGATACCCAAATTCCTGTGGATACTGGTGACTTTCGCCTGATGAGCCGTCGAGCTGTTCAGGCCTTGCTCCGGCTTCGGGAACAGAACCGGTTCATGAAAGGACTTTTTGCCTGGATCGGCTATCCTGCAAAACCTGTCATGTATGCCCGCGACCCGCGCAATGCCGGTGTTTCCAAATGGAACTACTGGAAGCTCTGGAATTTTGCCCTGGACGGAATCACATCCTTTTCCACGACCCCTCTGCGGATATCCACCTATCTTGGCCTGACCACGGCGCTTTTTGCCTTTTTCTACGCACTCATCGTCATTTACAAGACCCTGATGTTCGGTGACCCTGTCCAGGGCTATCCCTCGCTGATGGTCGTGATCCTTTTTCTTGGCGGGGTGCAGTTGGTCTTTATCGGGATTCTCGGAGAATATCTTGGGAGGATCTACAACGAAACAAAACAGCGCCCGCTGTATCTCATCGACGCCCTCACTTCTTCGGAACTTCGACAACAGTTGGGCCATTCCCCAGAGCACCTTTCACCTCCCGAGCATTCGGCCCCCTCCCGTTCCCACCCATGA
- a CDS encoding lysylphosphatidylglycerol synthase transmembrane domain-containing protein, with protein MSAKGGTGLHPGGTVSADWRYRALVISVLLAALGYLAFAVYSGWREVWAAVAQVGVIGLGFALCLSLTNYTLRFMRWQVYLRVLGHQISWPTSLRIYLAGFALTTTPGKAGEAIRGVLLKRLSVPYPDSFAAILSERLSDLVAIVLLTLFGLALYPKTAPLIILGAGLATLLLALVSQSRLITCLHRRIPAPLQRKWWIANSMETLYQASRCHQPTTLAWATILSLVGWAAEAFAFFLILHWMGLDVTLVFAVFVFAVSMLAGALSFTPGGLGSTEGVMAGLLVWHGVGLPEAVAATVLIRATTLWFAVVLGIASILCSKNHLEIQSS; from the coding sequence GTGAGCGCAAAAGGGGGAACCGGATTGCACCCCGGCGGCACTGTCAGCGCTGACTGGAGATACCGCGCATTGGTGATCTCCGTCCTGCTGGCAGCCCTCGGGTATCTTGCCTTTGCGGTCTATAGCGGCTGGCGCGAGGTGTGGGCTGCCGTCGCCCAGGTCGGTGTCATCGGCCTGGGGTTCGCGCTTTGCCTGTCCCTGACAAATTACACGTTGCGATTCATGCGCTGGCAAGTGTACCTGCGGGTACTGGGCCACCAGATTTCCTGGCCGACGAGTCTGCGCATTTACCTGGCCGGCTTTGCACTGACCACGACCCCGGGCAAGGCGGGTGAGGCGATTCGCGGTGTTCTCCTGAAGCGTTTGAGCGTGCCGTATCCGGACAGCTTCGCCGCAATCCTCAGTGAGCGCCTGTCCGACCTGGTGGCCATCGTTCTCCTCACCCTGTTCGGGTTGGCCCTCTACCCCAAAACAGCCCCCTTGATCATTCTGGGGGCCGGCCTTGCCACCTTACTCCTCGCTTTGGTCTCGCAATCGCGACTGATCACCTGCCTGCACCGTCGCATTCCAGCACCATTGCAACGCAAATGGTGGATTGCCAACAGCATGGAAACCCTATATCAGGCAAGCCGCTGTCATCAGCCAACAACCCTAGCGTGGGCCACGATCCTGAGCCTGGTTGGCTGGGCCGCGGAAGCCTTTGCCTTTTTTTTGATCCTTCACTGGATGGGGCTTGATGTGACCCTTGTTTTCGCTGTTTTTGTTTTTGCCGTCAGCATGCTCGCGGGAGCGCTCAGCTTCACGCCTGGAGGGCTTGGAAGCACCGAGGGGGTGATGGCGGGGCTCCTCGTATGGCATGGAGTCGGGCTTCCCGAGGCGGTAGCGGCCACCGTACTGATTCGAGCGACAACGCTCTGGTTTGCCGTGGTGCTTGGCATTGCATCCATTCTCTGCTCGAAAAATCATCTTGAAATACAGTCTTCATAA